From Halichoerus grypus chromosome 6, mHalGry1.hap1.1, whole genome shotgun sequence, one genomic window encodes:
- the IL9R gene encoding interleukin-9 receptor isoform X2 yields the protein MGGSRHCSLQLYPESGSEALLQTQGRSPPGLEGWGPLRLAMGPSRCIWEGWTLESEALMRELSTWLLICTCFGTWVGLGDSVQGEGGGLGAGSFTCLSNNILRIDCHWSAPELGQGPSPWLLFTSNHALGSKHRCVFRASECTVVLPPEEVLVPSDNFTITFHRYVSGREQVSLVDPQYLPWRHVKLDPPSDLRSNVSSDYCVLTWSVSPALEPLTSLLSYELAFKKQEETWEARHRAHIAGVTWLTLEGAELDPGSSYEARLRVQMATLEDETVEEQCYAGQWSEWSQSVCFPSPQSPARGSLFSPRGQPNSSTLVAVPVFLLLTSLTYLVFKLSPRVKRSFYRNVPSPGAFFQSLYSVHNGDFQTWIGAHRTGLLPSQDCVSSPRGVLEPGVQEVIAWLTYDPVDPWQSVALEEEEEGPGAGLPEAVLLAGHVEQRGQPPAYLPQEDWAPSIPSRPASPQSEGSSGDYWALGCPGDCHPSTFPGNTQSSGPSPASACGLSCDQQNLDTW from the exons ATGGGAGGCTCACGTCACTGCTCACTGCAGTTATATCCTGAATCAGGCTCAGAGGCTTTGCTGCAAACACAGGGACGGTCACCTCCAGGTCTGGAGGGTTGGGGGCCCCTCAGACTTGCCATGGGGCCCAGCAGATGCATCTGGGAAG GATGGACCTTGGAGAGTGAGGCCCTGATGCGAGAGTTGAGCACCTGGCTCCTGATCTGCACCTGCTTCGGCACTTGGGTCGGCTTGGGAGACTCCGtccaaggagaaggaggag GGCTCGGGGCTGGATCTTTCACCTGCCTCAGCAACAACATCTTAAGGATTGACTGCCACTGGTCTGCCCCAGAGCTGGGTCAGGGCCCCAGTCCCTGGCTTCTCTTTACCAG CAACCACGCGCTGGGCAGCAAGCATAGATGTGTCTTCCGGGCCAGTGAGTGCACCGTGGTGCTGCCGCCCGAGGAGGTGCTCGTGCCTTCCGACAACTTCACCATCACTTTCCACCGTTACGTCTCTGGGAGGGAGCAGGTCAGCCTGGTGGACCCACAGTACCTGCCCTGGAGGCATG TGAAGTTGGACCCTCCCTCTGACTTACGGAGCAATGTCAGCTCTGACTACTGTGTCCTGACCTGGAGCGTCAGTCCTGCCTTGGAGCCCCTGACCTCCCTCCTCAGCTACGAGCTGGCCTTCAAGAAGCAGGAAGAGACCTGGGAG GCCCGGCACAGGGCTCACATTGCCGGGGTGACCTGGCTCACCCTCGAAGGTGCCGAGCTGGACCCCGGTTCCAGCTATGAGGCCCGCCTGCGGGTCCAGATGGCCACCCTGGAGGATGAAACGGTGGAGGAGCAGTGCTATGCGGGCCAGTGGAGCGAATGGAGCCAGTCTGTgtgcttcccctctccccagagccCTGCCCGAG GCTCCCTGTTCTCACCTCGGGGGCAGCCCAACAGCAGCACCCTTGTTGCTGTACCCGTCTTTCTGCTGCTGACCAGCCTGACCTACCTCGTGTTCAAGCTTTCACCCAG GGTGAAGAGAAGCTTCTACCGCAACGTGCCCTCTCCAGGGGCCTTCTTCCAGTCCCTCTACAGTGTGCACAATGGGGACTTCCAG ACCTGGATAGGGGCCCACAGAACCGGTCTGCTGCCGAGCCAGGACTGTGTCAGTTCCCCACGAGGAGTCTTGGAGCCTGGTGTCCAGGAGGTCATTGCGTGGCTGACCTACGACCCAGTGGATCCCTGGCAGTCAGTGgccctggaggaagaggaggagggccCTGGCGCCGGCCTCCCTGAGGCGGTGCTGCTAGCTGGGCACGTGGAACAGAGAGGGCAGCCGCCTGCCTACCTGCCACAGGAGGACTGGGCCCCCTCGATCCCCAGCAGGCCAGCTTCCCCACAGTCAGAGGGCAGCAGTGGTGACTACTGGGCCCTGGGCTGCCCCGGGGACTGCCACCCCTCCACCTTCCCAGGAAACACCCAGAGCTCGGGGCCCAGCCCGGCCTCGGCCTGTGGCCTTTCCTGTGACCAGCAGAATCTGGACACCTGGTGA
- the IL9R gene encoding interleukin-9 receptor isoform X1 → MGGSRHCSLQLYPESGSEALLQTQGRSPPGLEGWGPLRLAMGPSRCIWEGWTLESEALMRELSTWLLICTCFGTWVGLGDSVQGEGGGLGAGSFTCLSNNILRIDCHWSAPELGQGPSPWLLFTSNHALGSKHRCVFRASECTVVLPPEEVLVPSDNFTITFHRYVSGREQVSLVDPQYLPWRHVKLDPPSDLRSNVSSDYCVLTWSVSPALEPLTSLLSYELAFKKQEETWEQARHRAHIAGVTWLTLEGAELDPGSSYEARLRVQMATLEDETVEEQCYAGQWSEWSQSVCFPSPQSPARGSLFSPRGQPNSSTLVAVPVFLLLTSLTYLVFKLSPRVKRSFYRNVPSPGAFFQSLYSVHNGDFQTWIGAHRTGLLPSQDCVSSPRGVLEPGVQEVIAWLTYDPVDPWQSVALEEEEEGPGAGLPEAVLLAGHVEQRGQPPAYLPQEDWAPSIPSRPASPQSEGSSGDYWALGCPGDCHPSTFPGNTQSSGPSPASACGLSCDQQNLDTW, encoded by the exons ATGGGAGGCTCACGTCACTGCTCACTGCAGTTATATCCTGAATCAGGCTCAGAGGCTTTGCTGCAAACACAGGGACGGTCACCTCCAGGTCTGGAGGGTTGGGGGCCCCTCAGACTTGCCATGGGGCCCAGCAGATGCATCTGGGAAG GATGGACCTTGGAGAGTGAGGCCCTGATGCGAGAGTTGAGCACCTGGCTCCTGATCTGCACCTGCTTCGGCACTTGGGTCGGCTTGGGAGACTCCGtccaaggagaaggaggag GGCTCGGGGCTGGATCTTTCACCTGCCTCAGCAACAACATCTTAAGGATTGACTGCCACTGGTCTGCCCCAGAGCTGGGTCAGGGCCCCAGTCCCTGGCTTCTCTTTACCAG CAACCACGCGCTGGGCAGCAAGCATAGATGTGTCTTCCGGGCCAGTGAGTGCACCGTGGTGCTGCCGCCCGAGGAGGTGCTCGTGCCTTCCGACAACTTCACCATCACTTTCCACCGTTACGTCTCTGGGAGGGAGCAGGTCAGCCTGGTGGACCCACAGTACCTGCCCTGGAGGCATG TGAAGTTGGACCCTCCCTCTGACTTACGGAGCAATGTCAGCTCTGACTACTGTGTCCTGACCTGGAGCGTCAGTCCTGCCTTGGAGCCCCTGACCTCCCTCCTCAGCTACGAGCTGGCCTTCAAGAAGCAGGAAGAGACCTGGGAG CAGGCCCGGCACAGGGCTCACATTGCCGGGGTGACCTGGCTCACCCTCGAAGGTGCCGAGCTGGACCCCGGTTCCAGCTATGAGGCCCGCCTGCGGGTCCAGATGGCCACCCTGGAGGATGAAACGGTGGAGGAGCAGTGCTATGCGGGCCAGTGGAGCGAATGGAGCCAGTCTGTgtgcttcccctctccccagagccCTGCCCGAG GCTCCCTGTTCTCACCTCGGGGGCAGCCCAACAGCAGCACCCTTGTTGCTGTACCCGTCTTTCTGCTGCTGACCAGCCTGACCTACCTCGTGTTCAAGCTTTCACCCAG GGTGAAGAGAAGCTTCTACCGCAACGTGCCCTCTCCAGGGGCCTTCTTCCAGTCCCTCTACAGTGTGCACAATGGGGACTTCCAG ACCTGGATAGGGGCCCACAGAACCGGTCTGCTGCCGAGCCAGGACTGTGTCAGTTCCCCACGAGGAGTCTTGGAGCCTGGTGTCCAGGAGGTCATTGCGTGGCTGACCTACGACCCAGTGGATCCCTGGCAGTCAGTGgccctggaggaagaggaggagggccCTGGCGCCGGCCTCCCTGAGGCGGTGCTGCTAGCTGGGCACGTGGAACAGAGAGGGCAGCCGCCTGCCTACCTGCCACAGGAGGACTGGGCCCCCTCGATCCCCAGCAGGCCAGCTTCCCCACAGTCAGAGGGCAGCAGTGGTGACTACTGGGCCCTGGGCTGCCCCGGGGACTGCCACCCCTCCACCTTCCCAGGAAACACCCAGAGCTCGGGGCCCAGCCCGGCCTCGGCCTGTGGCCTTTCCTGTGACCAGCAGAATCTGGACACCTGGTGA
- the IL9R gene encoding interleukin-9 receptor isoform X4, protein MRELSTWLLICTCFGTWVGLGDSVQGEGGGLGAGSFTCLSNNILRIDCHWSAPELGQGPSPWLLFTSNHALGSKHRCVFRASECTVVLPPEEVLVPSDNFTITFHRYVSGREQVSLVDPQYLPWRHVKLDPPSDLRSNVSSDYCVLTWSVSPALEPLTSLLSYELAFKKQEETWEQARHRAHIAGVTWLTLEGAELDPGSSYEARLRVQMATLEDETVEEQCYAGQWSEWSQSVCFPSPQSPARGSLFSPRGQPNSSTLVAVPVFLLLTSLTYLVFKLSPRVKRSFYRNVPSPGAFFQSLYSVHNGDFQTWIGAHRTGLLPSQDCVSSPRGVLEPGVQEVIAWLTYDPVDPWQSVALEEEEEGPGAGLPEAVLLAGHVEQRGQPPAYLPQEDWAPSIPSRPASPQSEGSSGDYWALGCPGDCHPSTFPGNTQSSGPSPASACGLSCDQQNLDTW, encoded by the exons ATGCGAGAGTTGAGCACCTGGCTCCTGATCTGCACCTGCTTCGGCACTTGGGTCGGCTTGGGAGACTCCGtccaaggagaaggaggag GGCTCGGGGCTGGATCTTTCACCTGCCTCAGCAACAACATCTTAAGGATTGACTGCCACTGGTCTGCCCCAGAGCTGGGTCAGGGCCCCAGTCCCTGGCTTCTCTTTACCAG CAACCACGCGCTGGGCAGCAAGCATAGATGTGTCTTCCGGGCCAGTGAGTGCACCGTGGTGCTGCCGCCCGAGGAGGTGCTCGTGCCTTCCGACAACTTCACCATCACTTTCCACCGTTACGTCTCTGGGAGGGAGCAGGTCAGCCTGGTGGACCCACAGTACCTGCCCTGGAGGCATG TGAAGTTGGACCCTCCCTCTGACTTACGGAGCAATGTCAGCTCTGACTACTGTGTCCTGACCTGGAGCGTCAGTCCTGCCTTGGAGCCCCTGACCTCCCTCCTCAGCTACGAGCTGGCCTTCAAGAAGCAGGAAGAGACCTGGGAG CAGGCCCGGCACAGGGCTCACATTGCCGGGGTGACCTGGCTCACCCTCGAAGGTGCCGAGCTGGACCCCGGTTCCAGCTATGAGGCCCGCCTGCGGGTCCAGATGGCCACCCTGGAGGATGAAACGGTGGAGGAGCAGTGCTATGCGGGCCAGTGGAGCGAATGGAGCCAGTCTGTgtgcttcccctctccccagagccCTGCCCGAG GCTCCCTGTTCTCACCTCGGGGGCAGCCCAACAGCAGCACCCTTGTTGCTGTACCCGTCTTTCTGCTGCTGACCAGCCTGACCTACCTCGTGTTCAAGCTTTCACCCAG GGTGAAGAGAAGCTTCTACCGCAACGTGCCCTCTCCAGGGGCCTTCTTCCAGTCCCTCTACAGTGTGCACAATGGGGACTTCCAG ACCTGGATAGGGGCCCACAGAACCGGTCTGCTGCCGAGCCAGGACTGTGTCAGTTCCCCACGAGGAGTCTTGGAGCCTGGTGTCCAGGAGGTCATTGCGTGGCTGACCTACGACCCAGTGGATCCCTGGCAGTCAGTGgccctggaggaagaggaggagggccCTGGCGCCGGCCTCCCTGAGGCGGTGCTGCTAGCTGGGCACGTGGAACAGAGAGGGCAGCCGCCTGCCTACCTGCCACAGGAGGACTGGGCCCCCTCGATCCCCAGCAGGCCAGCTTCCCCACAGTCAGAGGGCAGCAGTGGTGACTACTGGGCCCTGGGCTGCCCCGGGGACTGCCACCCCTCCACCTTCCCAGGAAACACCCAGAGCTCGGGGCCCAGCCCGGCCTCGGCCTGTGGCCTTTCCTGTGACCAGCAGAATCTGGACACCTGGTGA
- the IL9R gene encoding interleukin-9 receptor isoform X5 → MGGSRHCSLQLYPESGSEALLQTQGRSPPGLEGWGPLRLAMGPSRCIWEGWTLESEALMRELSTWLLICTCFGTWVGLGDSVQGEGGGLGAGSFTCLSNNILRIDCHWSAPELGQGPSPWLLFTSNHALGSKHRCVFRASECTVVLPPEEVLVPSDNFTITFHRYVSGREQVSLVDPQYLPWRHVKLDPPSDLRSNVSSDYCVLTWSVSPALEPLTSLLSYELAFKKQEETWEQARHRAHIAGVTWLTLEGAELDPGSSYEARLRVQMATLEDETVEEQCYAGQWSEWSQSVCFPSPQSPARGSLFSPRGQPNSSTLVAVPVFLLLTSLTYLVFKLSPRVKRSFYRNVPSPGAFFQSLYSVHNGDFQRPGFGPEREPAAPWRLCDGR, encoded by the exons ATGGGAGGCTCACGTCACTGCTCACTGCAGTTATATCCTGAATCAGGCTCAGAGGCTTTGCTGCAAACACAGGGACGGTCACCTCCAGGTCTGGAGGGTTGGGGGCCCCTCAGACTTGCCATGGGGCCCAGCAGATGCATCTGGGAAG GATGGACCTTGGAGAGTGAGGCCCTGATGCGAGAGTTGAGCACCTGGCTCCTGATCTGCACCTGCTTCGGCACTTGGGTCGGCTTGGGAGACTCCGtccaaggagaaggaggag GGCTCGGGGCTGGATCTTTCACCTGCCTCAGCAACAACATCTTAAGGATTGACTGCCACTGGTCTGCCCCAGAGCTGGGTCAGGGCCCCAGTCCCTGGCTTCTCTTTACCAG CAACCACGCGCTGGGCAGCAAGCATAGATGTGTCTTCCGGGCCAGTGAGTGCACCGTGGTGCTGCCGCCCGAGGAGGTGCTCGTGCCTTCCGACAACTTCACCATCACTTTCCACCGTTACGTCTCTGGGAGGGAGCAGGTCAGCCTGGTGGACCCACAGTACCTGCCCTGGAGGCATG TGAAGTTGGACCCTCCCTCTGACTTACGGAGCAATGTCAGCTCTGACTACTGTGTCCTGACCTGGAGCGTCAGTCCTGCCTTGGAGCCCCTGACCTCCCTCCTCAGCTACGAGCTGGCCTTCAAGAAGCAGGAAGAGACCTGGGAG CAGGCCCGGCACAGGGCTCACATTGCCGGGGTGACCTGGCTCACCCTCGAAGGTGCCGAGCTGGACCCCGGTTCCAGCTATGAGGCCCGCCTGCGGGTCCAGATGGCCACCCTGGAGGATGAAACGGTGGAGGAGCAGTGCTATGCGGGCCAGTGGAGCGAATGGAGCCAGTCTGTgtgcttcccctctccccagagccCTGCCCGAG GCTCCCTGTTCTCACCTCGGGGGCAGCCCAACAGCAGCACCCTTGTTGCTGTACCCGTCTTTCTGCTGCTGACCAGCCTGACCTACCTCGTGTTCAAGCTTTCACCCAG GGTGAAGAGAAGCTTCTACCGCAACGTGCCCTCTCCAGGGGCCTTCTTCCAGTCCCTCTACAGTGTGCACAATGGGGACTTCCAG AGACCTGGCTTTGGGCCGGAGCGGGAGCCTGCAGCCCCTTGGAGGTTGTGTGATGGTAGGTGA
- the IL9R gene encoding interleukin-9 receptor isoform X3, producing the protein MGGSRHCSLQLYPESGSEALLQTQGRSPPGLEGWGPLRLAMGPSRCIWEGWTLESEALMRELSTWLLICTCFGTWVGLGDSVQGEGGATTRWAASIDVSSGPVSAPWCCRPRRCSCLPTTSPSLSTVTSLGGSRSAWWTHSTCPGGMLDPPSDLRSNVSSDYCVLTWSVSPALEPLTSLLSYELAFKKQEETWEQARHRAHIAGVTWLTLEGAELDPGSSYEARLRVQMATLEDETVEEQCYAGQWSEWSQSVCFPSPQSPARGSLFSPRGQPNSSTLVAVPVFLLLTSLTYLVFKLSPRVKRSFYRNVPSPGAFFQSLYSVHNGDFQTWIGAHRTGLLPSQDCVSSPRGVLEPGVQEVIAWLTYDPVDPWQSVALEEEEEGPGAGLPEAVLLAGHVEQRGQPPAYLPQEDWAPSIPSRPASPQSEGSSGDYWALGCPGDCHPSTFPGNTQSSGPSPASACGLSCDQQNLDTW; encoded by the exons ATGGGAGGCTCACGTCACTGCTCACTGCAGTTATATCCTGAATCAGGCTCAGAGGCTTTGCTGCAAACACAGGGACGGTCACCTCCAGGTCTGGAGGGTTGGGGGCCCCTCAGACTTGCCATGGGGCCCAGCAGATGCATCTGGGAAG GATGGACCTTGGAGAGTGAGGCCCTGATGCGAGAGTTGAGCACCTGGCTCCTGATCTGCACCTGCTTCGGCACTTGGGTCGGCTTGGGAGACTCCGtccaaggagaaggaggag CAACCACGCGCTGGGCAGCAAGCATAGATGTGTCTTCCGGGCCAGTGAGTGCACCGTGGTGCTGCCGCCCGAGGAGGTGCTCGTGCCTTCCGACAACTTCACCATCACTTTCCACCGTTACGTCTCTGGGAGGGAGCAGGTCAGCCTGGTGGACCCACAGTACCTGCCCTGGAGGCATG TTGGACCCTCCCTCTGACTTACGGAGCAATGTCAGCTCTGACTACTGTGTCCTGACCTGGAGCGTCAGTCCTGCCTTGGAGCCCCTGACCTCCCTCCTCAGCTACGAGCTGGCCTTCAAGAAGCAGGAAGAGACCTGGGAG CAGGCCCGGCACAGGGCTCACATTGCCGGGGTGACCTGGCTCACCCTCGAAGGTGCCGAGCTGGACCCCGGTTCCAGCTATGAGGCCCGCCTGCGGGTCCAGATGGCCACCCTGGAGGATGAAACGGTGGAGGAGCAGTGCTATGCGGGCCAGTGGAGCGAATGGAGCCAGTCTGTgtgcttcccctctccccagagccCTGCCCGAG GCTCCCTGTTCTCACCTCGGGGGCAGCCCAACAGCAGCACCCTTGTTGCTGTACCCGTCTTTCTGCTGCTGACCAGCCTGACCTACCTCGTGTTCAAGCTTTCACCCAG GGTGAAGAGAAGCTTCTACCGCAACGTGCCCTCTCCAGGGGCCTTCTTCCAGTCCCTCTACAGTGTGCACAATGGGGACTTCCAG ACCTGGATAGGGGCCCACAGAACCGGTCTGCTGCCGAGCCAGGACTGTGTCAGTTCCCCACGAGGAGTCTTGGAGCCTGGTGTCCAGGAGGTCATTGCGTGGCTGACCTACGACCCAGTGGATCCCTGGCAGTCAGTGgccctggaggaagaggaggagggccCTGGCGCCGGCCTCCCTGAGGCGGTGCTGCTAGCTGGGCACGTGGAACAGAGAGGGCAGCCGCCTGCCTACCTGCCACAGGAGGACTGGGCCCCCTCGATCCCCAGCAGGCCAGCTTCCCCACAGTCAGAGGGCAGCAGTGGTGACTACTGGGCCCTGGGCTGCCCCGGGGACTGCCACCCCTCCACCTTCCCAGGAAACACCCAGAGCTCGGGGCCCAGCCCGGCCTCGGCCTGTGGCCTTTCCTGTGACCAGCAGAATCTGGACACCTGGTGA